The Comamonas endophytica sequence CGTGATCGGAGCGCAGATGCTGCAGTTCGTCGTTCTCGTCGAGGAACTGGAACAGCCGCTGGCCCGGCAGCTCCTGGCAGCGCCGCACGATGCGCGCCACGCGCCGGTCGGCAACCGACACCTTCTGCATGACGCCGCTCTTGCCCTTGAAATGCAGCGTCAGGCCGCTGGTCGTGGCCTTGGCGTGGCGGTTCTTCAGCGTGGTGAGGCCGTAGGAGCCGTTCTGCTCCGAATATTCGTCGTTGCCGATGCGTATGCCGGTGGCGTCCAGCAGCCGCACGGCGGTGGCGGCGACCAGCTCCAGCCCCGGGCGGCGCTGCGCCAGATCGCGCTCGACGGCGCGGCGGATCGCCGGCAGGTGGTGGCCGAACTCGCGCATGCGCTCGAACTTGGCCTGCGTGCGGTGCTCCTGCCACAGCGCGTGGTAGCGGTACTGCTTGCGCCCGCGCGCATCGCGCCCCGTGGCCTGCAGGTGGCCGTTGGCATCGGGGCAGATCCAGACATCGGTATAGGCCGGCGGAATGGCCAGCTTGCGGATGCGCTCCAGGTGCCCGGGGTCGCGCACCGGGCTGCCGTCCTGCGCCACATAGGAAAAGCCCTTGCCGCGGCGCACGCGGCGCCAGCCTTCGGTCTGCTCGTCGACATAGATCAGCGTGGCCATCGTGGTGCGCGCCCTTTTCTGGATATGGATCGAGGTCGATCTTGCGCACATTCGGGCCGCGGCGCCGTCAGCCGGCGCCGCTTCCTCGTGAAGCTTCGGGAAGGCGGCAGTCCAGCGCCGTATTTCCAGGCTGGCCCGCCAATTGCTTGAACCAGGCATGCGCTTCAGCCACCCTTCCCTGCTTCTCTCGGCACTCCATGTCCTGGCCACCGCGCTGGCCGTCGGCCTGCTCTGCCGGCTTCTGATGAACGACACTGCTAGCGGCCTGGCCGCCGCACTGGCACACGCGCTGGGGAACACCCTGCTGCTGGCGCTGACGGCGGCGCTGATCGGCACGGCAGGCGGCACGCTGCTGGGCGTCCAGCCCGCGCTGCAGCGCAGCCGCTGGCCCGACCGGCTGGACTCGGCATTTGCCATGATCGGGGTCTCATTGCCGCACTGCTGGGTGACTCTGGCGCTGGTTGCAGCCTTCAGCGCCAGCATGGGATGGTTGCCCGCGGTGGACGGTGCCCTGTTGCTGCCGGCCATCGCGCTGGGCGTCATCCCGGCGGGCAGCGCGATGCGCGCGGTGCGCGGTGCGGCTATGGGAATCGTGCACCATGGCCTCGGCGTCTCGCAGCGCTTTGCCTGGCAGGTGCTGAAAAACGCCGGGCCCTCGCTACTGGTGGCGCTGGCGTTGCAGCTGCCTCATCTGGTCGGCGGCGCGATCCTGATGGAAACCGTGTTTGGCTGGCCTGGCGCGGGCCATCTGCTGCATGCAGCGATCTTCCAGCGTGACATTCCTGTATTGCAAGGCATGGTTCTGGTGCTGGCAGTGATATTTGCGCTGTTTCGCTTGTTTACAACCCATCTGCGAAGGTCTGGCGGAGTGGCAGCCAAAGGCATCTGAAGAGGCATGGAGATCAGGTGTGTTGTGGCTCATGATGCAACAATGACGCAGTGCATGTACGCGCTAGCAATCAGGAGATGCGCTGTGAATACCTACGCTGAAATCATGCGCCACAAGGATTCCATCCGGCGCATCGTGGCCCTGCACAAGGGCCACAATCCACGCCTGTATGGATCGGTGGCCAAAGGGCAGCAGACCCGCTCCAGCGATGTGGATCTGCTGGTCGATGCCCTGCCTGGCGCGACGATGCTTGATATCGTGCACATGGAGCAGCAACTGCAGCGCGAGCTGGGCCTGACTTTCGAGGTCAATACCCTGGCGGGGTTGCCGCGGCAATGGCGCGATGAGGTGTTGAGGCAGGCTGTTGCGCTATGAAACCCCCGCCTTCGAAACGCATCGAAAGCTATCTGCAAGATGTCCTGGATTCGGCCGCATTGCTGCAAGCCTATCTGCGGCCATACACCCGGGACACCTATGCCAGTGAAGATGCATCTTCAATCCAGCTCACCCAGGTGCGCGACAGTGTGGTGCGCCGGCTGGAGATCATTGGTCAGGCGCTGCACAATATCCAGGCGACAGATCCCGAATATGTGCGGCGCCAGTCGCTGGATGTAAGTGGATGGTACGGCTTGCGCTCGAAGATCAGCCATGGCTATGGAGATGTGGATCATGGGTTGCTGTGGGGTGTCGTGAAGCTGGACCTACCTGCGTTGGTAGCAAAGGTACAGCACTGCTTGGACCAGAACGATCCACTGGTTCGTGTGGATCGCGCCCGCCCTCAGCGTGGTCACAGGCGATAACAGCAGGTGATTCCCGCGTTCCCGCGCTGCCCTAGGCAGGCCTTTTAGCGGCTCCGTTTTGTCCTTCGGTCAGTGCTGGATTGGTCCCCAGAGCCCGTCTGCTGCCCAAACAGCTCCCCGATGCACTCCCGCAGCCACAGCCGCCCCGGCTCCTGCGCAAAGCGCCGGCTCCAGTGCAGCGAGACCGCGAAGCGGTGGCCGGGCAGCTCGGCCTCGAGCAGCGCGTAGCCGCCGCGGCGCACGAAGACCGCGGCAATCTCGTGCGGCATGAGCACGGCAAGATCGGTTTCGCTGACGATCGAGGGCACGGCCAGGAAATGCGCCGCGGACAGCCGGATGCGGCCGGTGAGATCGAGCGACTGCAGGATGCGCAGGGTTTCGGAATGCGAGCGCACGGCAACGAATTCCAGCTGGCGCAGCGATTTCAGCCCCAGGCGCCGGCCTTTCGTGGCAGCCAGCAGCGGGTGCTGGCTGCGCAGCAGCACGCAATAGTGGTCGTGCAGCAGCACGCTGTGCTCGGTGCTCGGCACGCCGGGCAGGAAGCCGATGGCCGCATCCAGCGTGCCGCGGTCCAGCGCCTCGGCGATCTCCGCCATGGGCAGCGGCAGCGTCTCGATGCGCACGCCCGGCGCGCGTTCACGCAGCGCCGCCATCAGGGCCGGCAGGAAGCGCGCTTCGCCGATGTCGCTCAGGTGCAGGCGGAACACCTGCTGCGATGCCCGTGGATCGAAAGCCCGCGCCTCGCCCAGGCCGACCTCCAGCGCCGCCAGCGCCTCGCGCACCACGGCCGCCAGGCGCTCGGCGCGCGGGGTGGGGCGCACGCCGCCATGTACGCGCTCGAACAGCGCATTGCCCAGCAGCAGGCGCAGGCGCGTCACTGCCTGGCTGGCTGCGGGCTGCGACAGGCCCAGCTCCTCGGCCGCGCGGCTCACGCTGCGGTGGCGGTAGACGGCATCGAACACGCGCAGCAGGTTCAGATCCAGCTGGTTCATATCCATGGAATGAATATCTCTTAGATGGTTTATTCAATTGCTGGAAATTATCGCCGCGGGCACGATGCGCTGTACGCCAAGGAACCCCGATGCCACAGAACCTGAATTCCCCCCACACCGTGCGCCATGCGGTGATCGACCTGCTGCGC is a genomic window containing:
- a CDS encoding DNA topoisomerase IB, with protein sequence MATLIYVDEQTEGWRRVRRGKGFSYVAQDGSPVRDPGHLERIRKLAIPPAYTDVWICPDANGHLQATGRDARGRKQYRYHALWQEHRTQAKFERMREFGHHLPAIRRAVERDLAQRRPGLELVAATAVRLLDATGIRIGNDEYSEQNGSYGLTTLKNRHAKATTSGLTLHFKGKSGVMQKVSVADRRVARIVRRCQELPGQRLFQFLDENDELQHLRSDHVNDYLRSLCDEDFTAKDFRTWHASVTAMELALQAREANAEAGILDEPAIADIVKQVAQRLGNTSAVCRKFYIHPEVLSYCAREAEAGAGTPRKSGLSAPECALLQLLDSCQPAMKEPVRILAPA
- a CDS encoding ABC transporter permease produces the protein MRFSHPSLLLSALHVLATALAVGLLCRLLMNDTASGLAAALAHALGNTLLLALTAALIGTAGGTLLGVQPALQRSRWPDRLDSAFAMIGVSLPHCWVTLALVAAFSASMGWLPAVDGALLLPAIALGVIPAGSAMRAVRGAAMGIVHHGLGVSQRFAWQVLKNAGPSLLVALALQLPHLVGGAILMETVFGWPGAGHLLHAAIFQRDIPVLQGMVLVLAVIFALFRLFTTHLRRSGGVAAKGI
- a CDS encoding DUF86 domain-containing protein, with the protein product MKPPPSKRIESYLQDVLDSAALLQAYLRPYTRDTYASEDASSIQLTQVRDSVVRRLEIIGQALHNIQATDPEYVRRQSLDVSGWYGLRSKISHGYGDVDHGLLWGVVKLDLPALVAKVQHCLDQNDPLVRVDRARPQRGHRR
- a CDS encoding LysR family transcriptional regulator translates to MDMNQLDLNLLRVFDAVYRHRSVSRAAEELGLSQPAASQAVTRLRLLLGNALFERVHGGVRPTPRAERLAAVVREALAALEVGLGEARAFDPRASQQVFRLHLSDIGEARFLPALMAALRERAPGVRIETLPLPMAEIAEALDRGTLDAAIGFLPGVPSTEHSVLLHDHYCVLLRSQHPLLAATKGRRLGLKSLRQLEFVAVRSHSETLRILQSLDLTGRIRLSAAHFLAVPSIVSETDLAVLMPHEIAAVFVRRGGYALLEAELPGHRFAVSLHWSRRFAQEPGRLWLRECIGELFGQQTGSGDQSSTDRRTKRSR
- a CDS encoding nucleotidyltransferase family protein, encoding MNTYAEIMRHKDSIRRIVALHKGHNPRLYGSVAKGQQTRSSDVDLLVDALPGATMLDIVHMEQQLQRELGLTFEVNTLAGLPRQWRDEVLRQAVAL